DNA from bacterium:
GCAGCCTGTACTACCTTCTGCCCCTGGGTCTGTTCGATCTGGACCGGATCGAGGGGGGCTCGATCACCCTGCGCCTGGGGCTGCCCGGCGAAAGCTTCGGCGGCATCCGCAAGGATGCAATCAACGTGGCCGGACGCTACACCCTGGCCGACTCGGCCGGGCCGTTCGGCAGCCCGACCGCGGACAGCGAGCGCACCTCGATCCGTCCGGACACCCGGCGCGCCCTGGTGGTGCTCTATGCCCCGGCGGGCCTGGAGCGCCAGACCCTGCTCGGCCGGGCCGTTTTCACCGCGGAGATGGTGGAGCGACACGGCGGAGGCAGTCCGCGCTGCAGCGCGGCCGTAATCGCCGAGTGAGGCTATTGACAAGCCATTGCCGGTGTAATATCTTCCCTCTTAAACAATTGCACGAATATCAACCTGTCGCAAGGAGCGCCGGATGGCAGCAGATATCCAGCAGGAAAAGCAGAAAGCGATCGGCCTGGCGATCAGCCACATCGAGCGTCAGTACGGCAAGGGCGCAATCATGAAACTGGGCGAGCACGGGGCCAAGGTGCGTGTGGATGCGATCTCGACCGGCGCACTGGGCCTGGACATCGCCATCGGCATCGGCGGCATCCCCTGCGGCCGGGTGACCGAGATTTTCGGCCCGGAATCCTCGGGCAAGACAACCCTGGCCCTGCACGTGATCGCGAGCAGCCAGAAAAAGGGCGGCGCCGCGGCTTTCATCGACGCCGAGCACGCGCTCGACCCTAACTACGCCTCCCGCCTGGGAGTGGACCTGGACAACCTTCTGATCTCGCAGCCCGACACCGGCGAGCAGGCCCTGGACATCGCCGAGGTGCTGGTGCGCTCCAACGCCATCGACGTGATCGTGGTCGACTCGGTGGCCGCCCTGGTGCCGCGGGCCGAGATCGAGGGCGAGATGGGCGACAGCCACGTGGGCCTGCAGGCCCGCTTGATGAGCCAGGCCATGCGTAAGCTTACCTCCACGATCCAGAAAAGCCACACCTCGATGATCTTCATCAACCAGATACGCGAGAAGATCGGGGTGATGTTCGGCAACCCGGAGACCACCACCGGCGGACGGGCGCTCAAGTTCTACTCCTCGCTGCGCCTGGACATCCGCAAGATCGGGAACATCAAGGACGGCGACACTGTTACGGGCATGCGCACCCGGGTCAAGGTGGTCAA
Protein-coding regions in this window:
- the recA gene encoding recombinase RecA, with protein sequence MAADIQQEKQKAIGLAISHIERQYGKGAIMKLGEHGAKVRVDAISTGALGLDIAIGIGGIPCGRVTEIFGPESSGKTTLALHVIASSQKKGGAAAFIDAEHALDPNYASRLGVDLDNLLISQPDTGEQALDIAEVLVRSNAIDVIVVDSVAALVPRAEIEGEMGDSHVGLQARLMSQAMRKLTSTIQKSHTSMIFINQIREKIGVMFGNPETTTGGRALKFYSSLRLDIRKIGNIKDGDTVTGMRTRVKVVKNKVAPPFREAEFDIMFDKGISSSGSLLDLAVDLGIIEKSGAWFSYGSERLGQGRENVKAFIEEHADICEAVSQEVLKKSGLIGEEEPDENSAK